Within Salvia splendens isolate huo1 chromosome 21, SspV2, whole genome shotgun sequence, the genomic segment GAGGGGGCGGGAGGCGGATTTGCCGCCGAGGAAATTGTTCCATATGTAAATTGAGAAAGCTAGGGCGTCGTCTGTGGAGGAGAAAGAGTAGTTTCCGATGCCGCCGCCGATGGAGAGCATGACCTTGATTCCGCGCCTCTAGCAGGCGGGGTTGCAGTGGCCGGTGAGGTTGAGCTCGGGGGTTTGGCCATTTGTTGAGGAAGGCGATGTTGACGTAGGCGAATCTGCCGGTGGCGCAGGTGTCGGCGAGAGTGCCTTCGTTACCGTTTTGCCCCCAGTAGATGGCGATGCCGCCGCTTCCTCCTCTCGCGGAGGTGCCAAGGAGAGcttggaggaggaggaggacgagTAGTGAATATAGGAATTCGCGTCTGCTTTCCATTATGGTTGATTTTTGAATGAGCATACATTGAGTTTACTTATAGGGTTATAGAAATAATGGTTTGAAATTTTACAAGTATTTTACTCCTTAGGATATTGTTTTATACACTAATCTACAAATAATAATGGAATTGGAATATTTTGACTAGTGAACGTCTAACAATGGAatgggtgggttgatcaagtCAAGCCAACCATTAAGCTTAAATTGAGTTTTTGTTGAAAATTGATGAAGCTGGATGCACTGTAGATGCACACAAAACTTAGCTTATATGTTAGAACATATTTTCTTTGTTATCCATATCTATAATAGTATTTGATTGTTGTTACTTGTCATTGTCATTTACTGCGAATCGAacattccaataattttttttcattgtaTATTGGGTCTAGTTGGGATGTTACCATCAAATTGTTAATTCAAGTATATTCATGCTCCAATAAAATAGATTTGAAATGAACTCTTACTTGACCAGGAGACTTGCAATAGTGCATTCTTCCAAGAATAAAGAGGCTTGATAGTTGAGACAAACAATGTGACAGCACCACGATATTTTGATACAAGGTGTGAAAAGTATGAAGTATTAATACATCAGTTACATCGTTCATTTGCTGAATACATCTTAATTAAACTATGCAAATATATGAGATATACATGAAAGTAATGAAAACAAATGTTTTTCACCAACTTATTGGCCATTAGTTTGTACAATTGAATGGAATAATCATCAGTTGTCTTGAAACAAAGCCTTGGAAACAGTAGAGAATGAAGAGTTGCCAAGATCATAGGTTCCAGCTCCAGAGCAAACTCGTTTATTTCCTGTCATTGGAGTTTCACAAACCACACTATAGCTGCGAGTATGCTTATCCTTCCGTTTTGATTTGCTGGGACGAGGATCATACTTACATTTCGTCGCTTTGGGTTGTTGCTTAGGTGCCCAGACTCTCTGCAGATCAAGAGCCTTGCTAACGAAGGGTGCAGATCTACGAGCCCTCTCCCTTCTCTCACGAGCTTCATTAAGGCTGCGTGCATAATCATCTATTCCACTCTCTTGTAGACTAGTGTGCATACTTGTGAGAGGCCGTGAGGACTCTCCTTCAGCAGAGACTGAATGGTTGAGGTTGTTGGCCTCGCCTTTGTTATTTCTATCGTGCTTATCTCGCCATGATTGACTGCTATCCTCACTGTTGAACAGGAGGCTCGGAGCTTCATCTTCCTCACCAAATGGCAGCAAGTCCATTTCGGCGTATATGTCTTTCACAACATCTTCGAGCTTGTCTGAATACCTGGAGCAAATATGGGTGTTAGAATTCCAATGATACTCCGTTACTACTCCCTCCCTGTTTATTCAGGTGTAATATTGATAACCAGTACCTCACTTTATGCTGGATATCATCCAGGAATGATCTGAAGATCAAAAgcttactataaaattaataaaaagctGTTTCATAGTATTTCTTGACGCAGGAGTCAATTCATAGCATAGAAGACTACAAAAGGGGAACGACACTCACTCACCAAGCTAATAATACAAGTAACCATAAGAGCATAAGAAGGATTAAACCGAAATGCTTTATTGCTTCTACTTTCAAGTAACTTTACTTGAGTTCTGcatcttttccttttttatgcATAGCTAcatttagaagaaaaaaaaaagctaAATGCATACATATCTACACGGACCAATTGTTGATTAAAGAAGAGTGTTTACCTTGCTCTTATAGTATGCTCAACATAATCGTATAAGCTAATATGACCGTGAATCCCACCTGCCACGAGGAATTGAATGATCTCTAACTGGGAACATATCTGCTTCAGTAGCTTCTTTTTGCTCGATTCTCTCATCAGTGCTGCAACATCTGACAAAAGAATCTCCATTCGAAGCAGAATCTGCAGCTCATATCTTGTGCAGGTCAAGGGAAAACTAAGGGCTAATAATTTCTATTCGAAAAGAAAAGCTGAAGTAAACTGACTCAACAAAATAAACGCACAGAAAGGATACTCTCGAACTATAGCTTCCGATGATAGAGAGGAACTTGGATTCTGGTGCACCTCCTTCATTTCCTTAGGTGATCTAAGTAGGAGTTTAATTAACTTCTCAACTACATCCTCATTCTTAGGATCATCTGAAGTTGCTTCCCTTGGTTGAGCTTCAGTGTTAACTTCACTCTCACGCTTCTTATTCAGCCAATGAATGGAGAATTTGACAACTCGCTCTGCCAGCTTCTGCAAGTCCATACCCGACTCCAGGCCATGACGGATTCTTTTAGAGAGAATGTTCAAAAATGCATCTTGAGTCTCTACTTTCGAAACAGGCACAACTTCCTCTTGCACTGGAGAACACTTGGACGATAATACATTAAAACCAGATGTTTCCCCCATGGAATTGATTACCGGCAATATTTTCAAGAAAGATTCTTCAACTTTGCTAATATGTTTCATCCAGCATTTAAGGAACTTAAGCTTCTTGGATTTTTCCAAATACCTGGCAGTATAAAGCTCAAACAAGTCAAAATTTGATCCTTCAAAAGCTGCTTTGCGGAAAGAACTCCATGTCATCTCCTGGTAGAGATGCCTTTGGCcccttttcctttttccatctACATGCTGTTTACAGTTACCAGACGTTGAGGCATCAGTTTGGGATCCTGAACATGTGTTTGAGTCGATCATTTCCTCAATGCAGAAATCAAGACTGGCACCATCAAATCCACTTCTACCTCTTAGAGAACCAGCATCTGAGATGTGGAGGACAGCCAAATGAGCTGTCAAAGGCTTGAGACTGCCCACTAACATATCTCCCTTGCTACTCGAGAGGGAAATTGATGCCCAGTAACCATTCATATGAAGAAAACTCAAAAACATTTGCCAAGTGGGAAACTGATCCCTGCAAGTCAATCCGCCCATTTCTTcgtgcagaatctcaagaaccCTGTCTGAGAAAAGGTCAGCACCACTCTTCTTCTTGTCCTTTTGCGACTCCTGGAAACACTCACCCACCAAAATGATATCTGACGTGCCTCCGGTATTCTCCTGCACATTATAGCTATGAACACTCTTAACATGTAGCTTCATTGTTTCCTCGCCAAATTGAGCCCAAAATGCGTTTCGGCTGAAGAAACTATGTGAATCTCTAGATTCCGCTCCATTAAAAATGTCATCAGTTTCAATAGTACAAGACAGAGTCTTTAGGATCACAAGCTCGAGATCACAGAACTTACATTCTAAAGGCTTCCCTTTCACATCCAATATCTCAAGATTCAGTTCTCCACTATATTTTCTTCTACGAATACCACCAAAATCAGCAAAGTCGAACGACAACCCAATTTGGGGATAGATCAGCCCAAGAGGCAACAAAACCGAGCACAAGACAATGAAATCGCTAGAACAAAAACCCCATCCAGTTTTCCTGATCCCATCCCTTATCGTCACTAAATTTTCCCCACACCCATTTTTCTTCTCATCAATCTCATCAGTTTCAATCTTAACGTCAACCCAGCTCAGATGAATATCCCTAACAGAAAATGCTTCTCGAACAGCGCAAAATGCATCATTAAACTCACGCATTCCCAGATAATCAACCAATGAATTAACAGATTGGCCAATAGGCGAAAACAGAACAACTAAATTAGAAGGAATTTTCACAAAACCTCCATCTGGAAAATCACCATCACCTGAGAGCTTATCCTGCTCGCTCTCCCACGCGTAGTCGTGAACCAATTGAAGCAGCGAGCTGGCGGCATTCGAAGCGCGAGGGCAGCACGCTGAATTCGGCAGATCGGAGCTAGATATGCAATTTAACGTTGTGGAGAGGGATCCGAGAGTCTCTTGGGGGAGATTGAAGGATAGGGAATGTGTAGAGAGATCGCGGGGGAGAGCTGCGGCACAACGCAGCGGAGAGAGGGAGGAGAAGAAGAGTTTGAAGGCGGAGAGGGTGGCTGCGAGCGGAGGAAATCGGAGGAGGCGATTTGCCGCGGATATGACTGCGGAGAAGTAGGGGGAAGGGTTTTGGAGCGTGAGAATTGGATCTAGGTCAATGAGGAGGACTACACGTTGAGTTTTGGAAAAATCCAGTGACTGCCGATTAGCCATTGACGGTGGATAAGACTAACGTGCGCCGGAGGTGAAGTATTTCGGCATCAAGATCAAGCGAAAGGAGAAAACTTGATAAATCCCACGGTATCTATGCTGCGGCTGCGGGCGGGAAAAACAATTTTCAGAGGCGGGCGAATTTTCAAAATGTTTTCTAATCTTTTTAGGGGCAGTTTCGACTTTGGGAAAGGTAAAACGACGACGTACTAAACcctatcttcatcttcttctccagAACAATCAGTTACTCCATAATAACCAGAAAAGGGAAAGAgcccaaaaatagaaaaaaatgccCTCACTTTCTGCTTTCAAAATTTCAATTCTCTCGCATCCACCACTCTCTAGCCGAAGATCATTTTCACCGACAAGCTCTTCGATTTTAAGAGAATTCCGGCCTCGCCCAGATTTATCCTCGTCAGTGTCCATTTCTAGAAGGGCCGTTTTCCGAAGAAAATCGTCGGAAGAAGAGGCTGATGTTGCAGAAGCGGAGGACGAATGGCTGCAGAAATTGCCGGAGAAAAAGAAAGCGTTGTATTCTCACAGTTTGCCGTGCGTAGAGGCGTGGCTCAGAAGTTTGGGGTTTTACCAGAGCAGAGATGATAGAGCTGTTTGGTTTGTGGAGAAGCCTGATTGGCATGCGCAGCTCTCGCTTGATGTCACTGATTTGTACATAAGGTTTGTGCTTTCAAAGATTGCTTTTTTGTTCTTCTGGAATGTGTTTGCTGAGTATTATCTGTTTGATTGCCATGCAACTGAAATTGGTGGTTTGTGCTCTGTTTCTTTCTCTAAGTAGTTAAAGTAAATCGGTGTGTTTTGGAAATGAAGGTGGTTTAAATTAGTAACTTCATCATTGTATATCTCTGGATATTAATCAAGTGATTGAGtttatgatgtgattatgtatgcataatattattttgtttgacTTCTTTGATTAAAGGGCATATTTGTTTGAATAAACCAAGAGGAAGTGAAATAAGTATTTAGTCCGTGTATGGAACTAGGGAGATTCCTCCGTAGAATTTTATTGAAAACTTAAtaagtaggaaataataattGGGAGTTAAAAGAATTATATAAACACACCATACTTTGGAGAATTCGGTGGATGAAATGATTAAGTCTGTCACTACATAAATTTGGAGATAAATTGCAAGACTTGATGTTAGGTTCTTTACAATAGAGTTCCATCTCATTTTGATTTCTTGCAAAAGAGTTCGGGTTGATTTGATTTCAATTGTATACAGCTCTAACTTCGTTCTCTATTAAAACGTAAATGCAAGGTTGTGTTAGTCATTTGCGTGAATAGGAAAAGTAGGGAAGATCATATAGTCTCCAGTTAAGCTGAcaaatatttcatatattatACTCCTCTTTCTACCATGGTAGTGTTAGGCTGACGAACATTTCATATATCATACTCCTCTTTCTACCACAGTAGTGTTAGGCATTTCTGTAATTCTAGGTAGTACTTTTTACAGGAGTCGGCCATAtcggtgttttgtttgtttatctTGAGATAAGTTTCATTGATTGGTTAACTTTATAAGAAGGCTTTAACTTCTGGCTCATGCTATGCTGTTGTGTGTGAAGCTGATTGTAGGCAAATCTACCGAGATTGCTGGTCAAGTACTTAAAAATCTAGTTGCTTGACTAACACAGGAAACTTTTTCATTGATCTATGTCATAgctataattttttattgttcTATGCCATAACTAGATGTTAGATGTTGTGTATCTTACTATCTTTGCAAAGTTAATGTCTTCTTTGTCTTCTTGTCTACGTTTGTTTCATGTGCTTGGGTTATTTGTATCGGTATTTCTttccaatttaatttattattatgtaGTCCATTTGGATTTTGGATATTAATCATCTTTAGTTCTTCAATCATCTCTTCATTTGGATTGACTATCATCTCCCACAGTGATGATGCACttgaaatatatgtatatatttcaaTACACAACTAAAAATCCCAAACAATTTTACGATTGCTACTGCAAGATAGGAAGGTTTATATACTAATATGGTTTTACCACAAGCTTTAGCAGAGTCACACTTATCCGAATTCAGTCCCTTAGATTTGACCTAAGGAAACATTATATGCTTTCACTTGTGTTGGTCATGGAAAAAAGTGCTTGTTGGACATCTATGATCTATCTGCATCCACTTGATCATGTTAAACTAGTGGAGATAATGCTTTTTGGAATAATTTTTCTGGTAATGATATCTCTTTGTTTGTTAAATAAGTACTCACTTATTCATAAGCACACATGTTGGCTTCTTCAATCAAGCTGTGGGTTTCCAGAGTTGCACAACTTAGCTTAAAGGGTACTTCTTCAGTTGTTTAAAATCTCAGAGAGATTCGCAATGTTATGTAATATCGCTGGACACGTTTGCTGTGCAGGTACCTGAAGAGTGGAGCAGGAAATCTCGAGAAAGATGTCGAAAGACGATTCAGCTATGCCCTCAGTAGGGAAGATATTGAAAATGCCATACTGGGAGGACCGTGACGGCACGAATATATTTCTCTTAATCATCATAATTTGTGAGTGGTGAATATCCATCTTAAAAAAATAGCATGGATTTCTGATAAATCATGTACCAATTTTCATCAGGGTTATGGATATATTCATGTTATACAATATGTTGTGAAGCCTCAGATTCAATATGCATCGTTTACTCAAAGTTATGACATCAAAATGAAGTGCAACTTCTACATATTCTACTACTCGATTACATGCCTTAGGGATCTTGGCCTCCTatggaaaaaataattttcgtGTCAATTCAATCTcggataatatcaatatattttAACCTTGTGTAACCAAACATCCCCTAAAccaaaattgacattttttgAAAAAACCCTCAACTAGAAATGACATTTATTTCTCCACACTCACGTTAgcttataaaatatttatccaGAAAAAGGGATTTATCAAATGTTTAACAGGAGTTTTTATTCTTATTCTACAATCTACATAGTATCAGTAACCATTGATCAATATTATTTTTCCGTTACAATTATTACCACCATGAAACGTATATTTGGATAAATTTTGTAGCAAAATCATTGACTGTCTTAACTCATTCTTGAATACTTATTATTCTCCGCAGTCATTGTTCCGACTCACTAGTATTTACACccgagctatgcacgggacataagagtttcgcataatgaattcaaaatataataaatatataaaaaataagaattcaaaAAAGCAATGtgatgatttaaaaaaatagaaatgtacttatcttgtcttactctaaatgaagaatttactattCCCTAATGAATGAAACAATTATGCAATtctaatttataatctaagtggagtaaaaacaataaaattaatgacaaaaagaagatgtgtgactaatgatcaaaCAATATGAGTtgattagaataagatataaaataaagaaaatatgtgtgagtaaaaaTGTTTATTGACAGTGTTATGCAcgtcattaatccaaataaaaggtaaattaatatataaatttaatagcttaattttgaaaaaaaaaattgaaaaacatatatggaatattaaacatacccacattaaatatatgaataatgtaaatcataaaaatttaaaacttctttgagaagtcaagATAGAAAATTCGTAttgcccaataatcacattttagttgactatTTATTTCTTCTGTTTAATTTCAGAacatagcataacttgatatacatgaccaaagactaaatgaattttttatactgaaaagaaataaatttcttACCTCACGCCgcatatacgtataaaaagtacAGTATCACTTAAAAcaacgataatattttatgcatcttgtttgttttgaataatgtgacaatttacactactctttatgTCAAGAAGTACAAACTTTgtaagttagatttaattttaaatatatataatttcatcttattccgtagtttaatctataaacttagtagtattttttaattaattagaggcaaattaatatataagaattaaaactttaattgagtaaatataggatgAAAATTGTAAACATTACATATTTGTTCGTTTAGCTCGTGAATTAATTCGGaaaaaagtattgcaataaaggattaaatctcaattttaacttAAATAACTGGAAGacaaactaaactctctagcacaattccaattttaacccaaatataaggctaattaatatataaatttattaacttaattatataaaaaaataatggtAGTGCATTATTCAATGTGTTTTAGCGTTTTATTGGACCATTATTTGTCTAATTGTTTTTGcctttaaaaaatatttctagATAAAAGACActtcatctttttattttccctcAAAAAAGGGTATCAAAGTTTTTTCATCAaacttgcactttagattaggatagatttttatttttggcaaaaaataaaaaaaaaaatctcttaATTTCTCCActctatatttttctttttattttctctcatactttattacgTCCacttaatataataaatatgtatttcttaattttttttgtgttaaaaaaacacctctattaacaaggagaGGAGGGAATACATGCTAACAATTGAATACGAAGGAAGACAGTATAGCTAGAAAAAATTTACACTTATTCCTTTCGATAATTCCATTTATTTCTTATATTGGGCTTCTTTGAGCCTCTTTGCACAGTCCATTTATTTTGGACCTTTTCTAATTCGAgcccaataaataaaaaacaattagCTAAAACCGTAATCTCGAAGCAGTAAATAGGAACGTTGCGGTAAGCTTTTCTAAATCTAATGAAAAAAGTCTTAcca encodes:
- the LOC121784861 gene encoding uncharacterized protein LOC121784861 isoform X1, translating into MANRQSLDFSKTQRVVLLIDLDPILTLQNPSPYFSAVISAANRLLRFPPLAATLSAFKLFFSSLSPLRCAAALPRDLSTHSLSFNLPQETLGSLSTTLNCISSSDLPNSACCPRASNAASSLLQLVHDYAWESEQDKLSGDGDFPDGGFVKIPSNLVVLFSPIGQSVNSLVDYLGMREFNDAFCAVREAFSVRDIHLSWVDVKIETDEIDEKKNGCGENLVTIRDGIRKTGWGFCSSDFIVLCSVLLPLGLIYPQIGLSFDFADFGGIRRRKYSGELNLEILDVKGKPLECKFCDLELVILKTLSCTIETDDIFNGAESRDSHSFFSRNAFWAQFGEETMKLHVKSVHSYNVQENTGGTSDIILVGECFQESQKDKKKSGADLFSDRVLEILHEEMGGLTCRDQFPTWQMFLSFLHMNGYWASISLSSSKGDMLVGSLKPLTAHLAVLHISDAGSLRGRSGFDGASLDFCIEEMIDSNTCSGSQTDASTSGNCKQHVDGKRKRGQRHLYQEMTWSSFRKAAFEGSNFDLFELYTARYLEKSKKLKFLKCWMKHISKVEESFLKILPVINSMGETSGFNVLSSKCSPVQEEVVPVSKVETQDAFLNILSKRIRHGLESGMDLQKLAERVVKFSIHWLNKKRESEVNTEAQPREATSDDPKNEDVVEKLIKLLLRSPKEMKEVHQNPSSSLSSEAIVREYELQILLRMEILLSDVAALMRESSKKKLLKQICSQLEIIQFLVAGGIHGHISLYDYVEHTIRARYSDKLEDVVKDIYAEMDLLPFGEEDEAPSLLFNSEDSSQSWRDKHDRNNKGEANNLNHSVSAEGESSRPLTSMHTSLQESGIDDYARSLNEARERRERARRSAPFVSKALDLQRVWAPKQQPKATKCKYDPRPSKSKRKDKHTRSYSVVCETPMTGNKRVCSGAGTYDLGNSSFSTVSKALFQDN
- the LOC121784861 gene encoding uncharacterized protein LOC121784861 isoform X2 translates to MANRQSLDFSKTQRVVLLIDLDPILTLQNPSPYFSAVISAANRLLRFPPLAATLSAFKLFFSSLSPLRCAAALPRDLSTHSLSFNLPQETLGSLSTTLNCISSSDLPNSACCPRASNAASSLLQLVHDYAWESEQDKLSGDGDFPDGGFVKIPSNLVVLFSPIGQSVNSLVDYLGMREFNDAFCAVREAFSVRDIHLSWVDVKIETDEIDEKKNGCGENLVTIRDGIRKTGWGFCSSDFIVLCSVLLPLGLIYPQIGLSFDFADFGGIRRRKYSGELNLEILDVKGKPLECKFCDLELVILKTLSCTIETDDIFNGAESRDSHSFFSRNAFWAQFGEETMKLHVKSVHSYNVQENTGGTSDIILVGECFQESQKDKKKSGADLFSDRVLEILHEEMGGLTCRDQFPTWQMFLSFLHMNGYWASISLSSSKGDMLVGSLKPLTAHLAVLHISDAGSLRGRSGFDGASLDFCIEEMIDSNTCSGSQTDASTSGNCKQHVDGKRKRGQRHLYQEMTWSSFRKAAFEGSNFDLFELYTARYLEKSKKLKFLKCWMKHISKVEESFLKILPVINSMGETSGFNVLSSKCSPVQEEVVPVSKVETQDAFLNILSKRIRHGLESGMDLQKLAERVVKFSIHWLNKKRESEVNTEAQPREATSDDPKNEDVVEKLIKLLLRSPKEMKEVHQNPSSSLSSEAIVREYELQILLRMEILLSDVAALMRESSKKKLLKQICSQLEIIQFLVAGIQTSSKML
- the LOC121784863 gene encoding uncharacterized protein LOC121784863, whose product is MPSLSAFKISILSHPPLSSRRSFSPTSSSILREFRPRPDLSSSVSISRRAVFRRKSSEEEADVAEAEDEWLQKLPEKKKALYSHSLPCVEAWLRSLGFYQSRDDRAVWFVEKPDWHAQLSLDVTDLYIRYLKSGAGNLEKDVERRFSYALSREDIENAILGGP